A DNA window from Thermococcus sp. 4557 contains the following coding sequences:
- a CDS encoding Lrp/AsnC family transcriptional regulator has protein sequence MRTSEHLDELDRMILHILQEDGRASYSEIARRLKVPESTVRLRVKKLVERGVIRKFSALINPFKAGYSIVAFIAVDVEPSRVKKAAEELSKLPEVDVLGIATGAHDILMQVTVKDLQELESFLIEKLGRIEGLRSTETSILTSVRKWGYARVF, from the coding sequence ATGCGAACTAGTGAGCATCTTGACGAACTGGACAGGATGATACTCCACATCCTCCAGGAGGACGGGCGGGCCAGCTACTCCGAGATAGCGAGACGCCTCAAGGTGCCGGAATCGACTGTCAGGCTCAGGGTGAAGAAGCTCGTCGAGAGGGGCGTTATAAGAAAGTTCTCGGCGCTCATAAATCCATTCAAGGCAGGCTACTCGATAGTCGCGTTCATAGCGGTCGACGTTGAGCCGAGCAGGGTGAAGAAGGCCGCGGAGGAGCTGAGCAAGCTGCCGGAAGTGGATGTCCTCGGAATCGCCACCGGGGCGCACGATATACTCATGCAGGTAACCGTTAAGGACCTTCAGGAGCTCGAGAGCTTCCTCATAGAAAAGCTGGGAAGAATAGAGGGGCTGAGGAGCACGGAAACGTCAATCCTGACGAGCGTAAGGAAGTGGGGCTACGCGAGGGTGTTCTAA
- a CDS encoding uracil-xanthine permease family protein → METLETMKGPVLKVGIEDKVEPSKALVFGLQHVLAMFGATVTVPLVVGGAVGLSGSEIALMIQAVLLAMGIATLLQTTIGSRYPIVQGSSFAFIPGLIAIGSSLGMAAVQGALIVGGLVEAAIGWLGIIGKVRKLFTPLVTGVTITLIGFSLADVAVKNFFNFYADPSGGSIARATLVAVITFLTIVMVALRAKGSLKAMPVVVGAAVGYLVSVPLGLTDFGLVKSLPVVSIPRPFPWGEPAFDTTAIVLLLFAFMVSIIESVGDYHAIATVTGSEITEKHITRGIGSEGLACSIAGLLGACGTTSYSENIGVVALTKVGSRHVVRVGAVILIFLSLLPKFAGILASMPAPVLGGLTLALYGMISVTGLRLIKERVEFNDRNTLILAAALIAGLGAPQLPAEFLAAFPKIIASILESGMAVGALTAIVLDRLL, encoded by the coding sequence ATGGAAACCCTTGAGACGATGAAAGGACCGGTACTCAAGGTTGGAATCGAGGATAAGGTTGAACCTTCAAAGGCTTTGGTTTTTGGCCTTCAGCATGTTCTCGCGATGTTCGGTGCCACCGTCACCGTGCCCCTGGTGGTTGGGGGCGCAGTTGGTCTGAGCGGCTCCGAGATTGCCCTCATGATACAGGCCGTTCTGCTGGCGATGGGCATCGCGACGCTGCTCCAGACGACGATAGGCTCCCGTTATCCGATAGTGCAGGGCTCAAGCTTCGCCTTCATCCCGGGCCTCATAGCGATTGGTTCAAGCCTCGGAATGGCTGCGGTTCAGGGTGCGCTGATCGTTGGGGGCCTGGTAGAGGCAGCCATTGGATGGCTCGGGATAATCGGGAAGGTCAGGAAGCTCTTCACCCCGCTGGTCACGGGGGTTACGATAACGCTGATAGGCTTCAGCCTGGCCGACGTCGCAGTTAAGAACTTCTTCAACTTCTACGCGGACCCGTCAGGGGGGAGCATCGCCAGGGCAACCCTGGTGGCGGTCATAACTTTCCTCACGATCGTTATGGTCGCCCTAAGGGCGAAGGGAAGCCTGAAGGCGATGCCCGTCGTTGTGGGTGCCGCGGTTGGATACCTTGTGAGCGTTCCCCTCGGCCTCACGGACTTCGGGCTCGTAAAGAGCCTGCCGGTTGTGAGCATCCCGAGGCCCTTCCCGTGGGGCGAGCCTGCCTTCGACACAACGGCGATAGTCCTGCTCCTCTTCGCCTTCATGGTGAGCATCATAGAGAGCGTCGGGGACTACCACGCGATAGCGACCGTGACAGGCTCTGAAATAACCGAGAAGCACATAACGAGGGGCATAGGAAGTGAGGGGCTGGCGTGCTCGATAGCCGGCCTCTTAGGCGCCTGCGGGACGACGAGCTACTCTGAGAACATAGGCGTCGTCGCCCTCACGAAGGTTGGCAGCAGGCACGTGGTACGGGTGGGCGCGGTGATACTGATATTCCTTTCCCTCCTGCCAAAGTTCGCGGGGATACTCGCCTCGATGCCGGCCCCTGTCCTCGGGGGGCTGACGCTTGCCCTCTACGGAATGATAAGCGTCACGGGTTTGAGACTGATAAAGGAGAGGGTCGAGTTCAACGACAGGAACACGCTGATACTGGCCGCCGCGCTGATAGCCGGCCTCGGCGCACCCCAGCTCCCGGCGGAGTTCCTGGCGGCCTTCCCGAAGATAATCGCCAGCATCCTTGAGTCCGGGATGGCGGTCGGGGCGCTTACGGCGATAGTGCTCGACAGGCTCCTCTGA
- a CDS encoding Xaa-Pro peptidase family protein, which yields MRGDREIFRRRVERFQGLLRENEIDGAVIRTLSSFTYFTGTKWLPPSLLIPAEGEPVVYVVKGEAGLFREKSWIENVVEFQKVEDLMAGVVGWIHRNGMSRVGLEFGIERDAYLIFLKIFERLNPTMEIVDILDLTMGLRMIKEEWELDNIRKAGKIAGRGMKVAEEVIKPGLSELEIAAEVVRELMLSGSEDPKVYVSTTPRAHAEPFRDLKVPGNGVVTVVIGADWNNYYANVARTFVVGEPGERVGRAIETKEEAYRIALEETRVGVALNTVEKKLANFFRERGFGEAYIAGYTHGVGLLIEEPPISTIVVPQRAAKVQENMVLAVIHSPLMIPEGAIKHEDTYIVKKDGLERVT from the coding sequence GTGCGCGGGGACAGAGAGATATTCAGAAGAAGGGTGGAGCGCTTTCAGGGGCTGTTGAGGGAGAACGAGATAGACGGGGCGGTGATAAGAACCCTCTCCAGCTTCACATACTTCACCGGAACCAAGTGGCTCCCGCCGAGCCTCCTCATTCCCGCCGAGGGCGAGCCGGTGGTCTACGTCGTCAAGGGCGAGGCCGGCCTTTTCAGGGAGAAGAGCTGGATCGAGAACGTCGTGGAGTTCCAGAAGGTGGAGGACCTGATGGCCGGCGTTGTGGGCTGGATACACCGCAACGGGATGAGCCGCGTTGGACTCGAATTCGGCATAGAGCGCGACGCCTACCTTATATTCCTCAAGATATTCGAGCGCCTCAACCCGACCATGGAGATAGTGGACATCCTCGACCTCACGATGGGACTGAGGATGATAAAGGAAGAATGGGAGCTCGACAACATCAGGAAAGCCGGGAAAATCGCAGGGCGCGGTATGAAGGTCGCCGAGGAGGTTATAAAACCTGGCCTCAGCGAGCTGGAGATAGCGGCTGAAGTTGTGAGGGAGCTCATGCTGAGCGGCAGCGAAGACCCGAAGGTCTACGTTTCAACGACGCCGAGGGCGCACGCCGAGCCCTTCCGCGACCTGAAAGTCCCCGGAAACGGTGTCGTTACAGTCGTCATCGGTGCAGACTGGAACAACTACTACGCCAACGTGGCGAGAACCTTTGTGGTCGGCGAGCCGGGCGAGAGGGTCGGGAGGGCCATTGAGACCAAGGAAGAGGCCTACAGAATCGCGCTTGAGGAGACGAGAGTGGGTGTTGCACTGAACACCGTCGAGAAGAAGCTCGCGAACTTCTTCAGGGAGCGGGGATTCGGCGAGGCTTACATAGCCGGCTACACCCACGGCGTTGGCCTGCTCATAGAGGAACCCCCCATTTCCACCATAGTCGTCCCGCAGAGGGCCGCGAAGGTTCAGGAGAACATGGTCCTAGCGGTTATCCATTCGCCGCTGATGATTCCGGAGGGGGCGATAAAGCACGAGGACACGTACATCGTCAAAAAAGATGGGCTCGAGAGGGTGACTTAG
- a CDS encoding leucine/methionine racemase: MDYPRNKEEVVERYSRVFPRSARVTYAPIVGVKAENARVWDIEGREYIDFLSDAAVQNVGHNNPRVVNAIREQAERLIHFTFIYGFPVEPLLLAEKLAEISPIESPKVSFGMSGSDANDGAIKLARAYTRRRTILSYLRSYYGATYGAMSITGLDFEVRSIVGELSGVHYIPYPNCYRCPFGKDPKTCKMECVSYIKEKFEGEVYADGVAALFAEPIQGDAGMVVPPEGYFRRVKRILDEHGILFIVDEVQSGMGRTGRWFAIEHFGITPDVITIAKPLGGGLPISAIIGRSEVMDSLPSLGHTFTLSGNPVTSRAALAVIEEIEEKDLLKRAEKLGKYTRKRLEKMKEEHELIGDVRGLGLMLGVDLVKDRETKERAYEEARKVVWRAYELGLVLAFLQGNVLRIQPPLTIEEELLEEGLNRLERAIADVEEGRVPDEVLTKVQGW; encoded by the coding sequence ATGGACTACCCCCGGAACAAGGAGGAGGTTGTGGAGCGCTATTCACGGGTTTTTCCGAGGTCGGCTCGCGTCACCTACGCGCCGATAGTGGGCGTCAAGGCTGAGAACGCCCGCGTCTGGGACATCGAGGGCAGGGAGTACATAGACTTCCTGAGCGACGCCGCCGTTCAGAACGTTGGGCACAACAACCCCAGGGTTGTGAACGCGATAAGGGAGCAGGCGGAGAGGCTGATACACTTCACCTTCATCTACGGCTTCCCGGTTGAGCCGCTCCTCCTGGCTGAGAAGCTCGCCGAGATATCGCCCATCGAGAGCCCAAAGGTGAGCTTCGGGATGAGCGGGAGCGATGCCAACGATGGGGCGATAAAGCTCGCGAGGGCCTACACGCGGAGGAGAACGATACTCAGCTATCTCAGGAGCTATTACGGGGCAACCTACGGCGCGATGAGTATAACGGGTCTCGACTTTGAGGTTCGCTCAATAGTCGGTGAGCTGAGCGGTGTCCACTACATCCCGTACCCCAACTGCTACCGCTGCCCCTTCGGGAAGGACCCAAAGACATGCAAAATGGAGTGCGTCTCCTACATCAAGGAGAAGTTCGAGGGGGAAGTCTACGCCGACGGCGTCGCGGCCCTCTTCGCCGAGCCGATACAGGGCGACGCCGGAATGGTCGTTCCGCCGGAGGGCTACTTCAGGAGGGTCAAGAGGATACTCGACGAGCACGGGATTCTCTTCATAGTGGACGAGGTTCAGAGCGGCATGGGGAGGACGGGCAGATGGTTCGCGATAGAGCACTTTGGGATCACCCCCGATGTCATAACGATAGCCAAACCCCTCGGCGGCGGACTGCCCATAAGTGCGATAATAGGGCGCTCCGAGGTTATGGACTCCCTCCCGTCGCTTGGACACACCTTCACCCTCAGCGGCAATCCCGTGACGAGCAGGGCGGCCCTGGCGGTTATCGAGGAGATAGAGGAGAAAGACCTGCTCAAGAGGGCGGAGAAGCTCGGAAAGTACACCAGAAAGAGGCTCGAGAAGATGAAGGAGGAGCACGAGCTCATCGGCGACGTTCGCGGCCTTGGTCTGATGCTCGGCGTTGACCTCGTCAAGGACAGGGAGACGAAGGAGAGGGCCTACGAGGAGGCCAGGAAGGTCGTCTGGCGCGCCTACGAGCTGGGTTTAGTTCTCGCGTTCCTCCAGGGCAACGTGCTGAGGATTCAGCCGCCCCTCACGATAGAGGAGGAGCTCCTGGAGGAGGGCCTCAACAGGCTGGAGCGGGCCATAGCGGACGTCGAGGAGGGCAGGGTTCCGGACGAGGTTCTGACGAAGGTTCAAGGCTGGTGA